In the genome of Olsenella profusa DSM 13989, one region contains:
- a CDS encoding acyl carrier protein translates to MSHEELLDRVLDLVADELECDRSELTTATEFKELGADSFDLLELVTTFEEEFGTRLGDGDLTGIATIGDAVVAIERSQG, encoded by the coding sequence ATGTCCCATGAGGAGCTGCTCGACAGGGTGCTCGACCTGGTGGCAGACGAGCTGGAGTGCGATCGCTCGGAGCTTACGACCGCGACCGAGTTCAAGGAGCTGGGCGCCGACTCCTTCGACCTGCTTGAGCTGGTGACCACCTTCGAGGAGGAGTTTGGCACACGGCTGGGCGACGGGGATCTCACAGGCATCGCCACCATCGGGGATGCGGTCGTGGCCATCGAGCGTTCACAGGGGTAG
- the rnc gene encoding ribonuclease III: MKIAAHITAVEKIVGHTFSNRELLEHALTHPSAVEGRSVSASYERLEFLGDSILGAIIATEVFERFPTMDEGELTRLKISLVSGKTLSEVAQDLGIGEHIILGESERGTGARGMHSALENVYESIVGALYLDGGYEAAHRFVMRTLAARITPTLARRPVSPKSRLQEVTQRDAHCAPEYRLVGEEGPAHSPTFTSVVLVDGRRMGRGSGSSKKEAETEAACDALERLAAEGPLAATDADADASRARMRGMRCISSR, translated from the coding sequence ATGAAGATAGCCGCGCACATCACGGCCGTAGAGAAGATCGTGGGCCATACGTTCTCCAATCGCGAGCTCCTGGAGCACGCCCTCACCCACCCCTCCGCCGTGGAGGGCCGGTCCGTCTCGGCCTCCTACGAGCGCCTCGAGTTCCTCGGTGACTCCATCCTCGGTGCCATCATCGCCACCGAGGTGTTCGAGCGCTTCCCCACCATGGACGAGGGCGAGCTCACGCGTCTCAAGATCTCGCTCGTGTCGGGCAAGACCCTGAGCGAGGTCGCCCAGGACCTCGGCATAGGCGAGCACATCATCCTGGGTGAGTCGGAGCGGGGCACGGGTGCCCGTGGGATGCACTCCGCGCTCGAGAACGTCTACGAGTCCATCGTGGGGGCGCTCTACCTCGACGGGGGCTATGAGGCGGCGCACAGGTTCGTCATGCGCACGCTCGCAGCGCGCATCACCCCCACGCTGGCCAGGCGCCCCGTCTCGCCCAAGTCGCGCCTGCAGGAGGTCACGCAGCGCGACGCCCACTGCGCTCCCGAGTATCGCCTGGTGGGCGAGGAGGGTCCGGCGCACAGCCCCACGTTCACGTCCGTGGTGCTCGTGGATGGGAGGCGCATGGGCAGGGGCTCCGGGTCCTCCAAGAAGGAGGCCGAGACCGAGGCCGCGTGCGACGCGCTCGAGCGCCTCGCTGCCGAGGGGCCCTTGGCAGCCACGGACGCTGACGCGGACGCGTCTCGGGCTAGGATGCGGGGGATGCGTTGTATCTCAAGTCGCTGA
- the smc gene encoding chromosome segregation protein SMC, with translation MYLKSLTLKGFKSFADRTVMSFDSGLNVVVGPNGSGKSNISDAILWVLGEQSAKMLRGQAMEDVIFSGSSGRSAVALAEVTLTLDNADHIIPIDFAEIAITRRMYRSGESEYLINGSPSRLRDITDILHDSGLGKDTHSIISQGKLDSILASRPEERRELIEEAAGISKHRRRKERSERKLKAMHDNLLRAKDIEREIHRQLRPLERQVDKAKRQRAVSDELDRLARILAVDDLRRLQEHYGVLEERAREADAAIELAQFRLDERTADLNRYQALLEEKGIFVGDLGEQRRRLSDQLGRMDSDMRLLEEKGKNMLSRLSDLRMSLSNMERTRRATRQEHERVGTELEEAKGEDGELRRQVEELEPKVRAATERRRTLGGHLSRLTDEQRRLQRTADQETLAYAKLQDQISNAEVEDRMFESRLAQIEDGERTTREALEARAADRERLGRELEVARTSAERAHEGIRRLQGKLTGCRARQDAARESLARARATLLALKAMDEQAEGANRLAARLAKDSPELVSARVADLIDVPEGLDATVEALLGSDVGALVSPTAKGVHALVHAALSSHERGRATVVSQEVMGAAGSKGAGESLVGLLGAREGDDSLVSSLFAGVRLVGTVGEALAAHAREPQATYATRDGVVVWPDGRTSVGFASGVEQGMLERKRRIRRMTKGMAALEAALRAASEELARSERELSEARDAHAGAQGEVARLTGEVSSATSEVTRLRAQIDQAAFERAQVEGSRVAAGERMAQARHDIAGHKAAADEAAHRAEALSDELERVSRERSEASREEGSLESKLSDAKLKLATVSERRSHLVRREEELARQLEQADRRIDEAVSSAGALDVLRLRIDPLHRRYEGVRERALAWAARLKDRASLAEADSDSLKRTIGDARAAVDAASQELERARGQASEVKVAKGRLEVQVENAITKITDTGAILEEALGLPAPDDRDAMVRDVERLEAELADIGPVNEVAMSEYDRLRRRADFIGGQVEDLERARASLKRIITAIERKMRRRFVVVFDKVNANFSEIFSLLFPGGTARLELLDPDHLDETGIEIQAQPRGKRIQKMTLMSGGEKSLTALALLFAVYRTRTVPFYVFDEVEAALDDSNLSKLLDAIEELKKTTQLVVISHQRRTMEQADVLYGVSMQADGVSHVVSQRLDHATGRVVDA, from the coding sequence TTGTATCTCAAGTCGCTGACGCTCAAGGGCTTCAAGTCGTTTGCCGATCGCACGGTCATGTCATTCGATTCCGGTCTCAACGTGGTGGTGGGTCCCAACGGCTCGGGCAAGTCCAACATCTCCGATGCCATCCTGTGGGTCCTGGGGGAGCAGAGCGCCAAGATGCTGCGCGGACAGGCCATGGAGGACGTCATCTTCTCGGGCTCCTCGGGCCGCTCTGCCGTCGCCCTCGCCGAGGTCACGCTCACGCTCGACAACGCCGACCACATCATTCCCATCGACTTCGCCGAGATCGCCATCACGCGCAGGATGTATCGCTCGGGCGAGTCCGAGTACCTCATCAACGGCTCGCCGAGCCGCCTGCGTGACATCACGGACATCCTGCACGACTCCGGTCTCGGCAAGGACACCCACTCCATCATCAGCCAGGGCAAGCTCGACTCCATCCTGGCCAGCCGCCCCGAGGAGCGCCGGGAGCTCATCGAGGAGGCGGCCGGCATCTCCAAGCACCGCCGCCGCAAGGAGCGCTCCGAGCGCAAGCTCAAGGCCATGCATGACAACCTCCTGCGCGCCAAGGACATCGAGCGTGAGATACACCGCCAGCTGAGGCCCCTGGAGCGCCAGGTGGACAAGGCCAAGCGCCAGCGTGCCGTCTCCGACGAGCTCGATCGGCTCGCACGCATCCTTGCGGTGGACGACCTGCGTCGCCTCCAGGAGCACTACGGCGTGCTGGAGGAGCGCGCACGCGAGGCCGACGCCGCCATAGAGCTCGCGCAGTTCCGCCTGGACGAGAGGACGGCGGACCTCAACAGGTATCAGGCCCTCCTCGAGGAGAAGGGCATCTTCGTGGGGGATCTCGGCGAGCAGCGCCGTCGCCTCTCCGACCAGCTGGGCCGCATGGACTCGGACATGCGCCTCTTGGAGGAGAAGGGCAAGAACATGCTCTCCCGCCTCTCGGACCTCAGGATGAGCCTCTCCAACATGGAGCGCACGCGTCGCGCCACACGGCAGGAGCACGAACGCGTGGGTACGGAGCTTGAGGAGGCCAAGGGCGAGGACGGGGAGCTGCGCCGACAGGTCGAGGAGCTGGAGCCCAAGGTCCGTGCGGCAACGGAGCGCCGCCGTACGCTGGGGGGCCACCTCTCGCGCCTGACGGACGAGCAGCGCAGGCTGCAGCGCACGGCCGACCAGGAGACCCTGGCCTATGCCAAGCTCCAGGACCAGATCTCCAATGCCGAGGTCGAGGACCGCATGTTCGAGAGCCGTCTCGCCCAGATAGAGGACGGCGAGCGCACGACCCGAGAGGCGCTCGAGGCCCGCGCGGCCGATCGCGAGCGCCTGGGGCGCGAGCTTGAGGTCGCACGGACGTCAGCGGAACGTGCGCACGAGGGCATACGACGCCTGCAGGGGAAGCTGACGGGATGTCGCGCACGGCAGGATGCGGCACGCGAGTCGCTCGCGCGTGCCCGGGCGACGCTCTTGGCCCTCAAGGCCATGGACGAGCAGGCAGAGGGTGCCAACAGGCTGGCGGCGCGCCTCGCCAAGGATAGCCCCGAGCTGGTCTCGGCACGCGTCGCGGACCTGATCGACGTACCAGAGGGGCTGGATGCCACCGTCGAGGCGCTTCTTGGCTCCGATGTGGGCGCGCTCGTGTCTCCCACTGCGAAGGGCGTCCATGCGCTCGTTCACGCCGCGCTGTCCTCACACGAGCGCGGCCGTGCGACCGTCGTCTCCCAGGAGGTTATGGGGGCGGCTGGGTCCAAGGGTGCGGGGGAGTCGCTCGTGGGGCTCCTGGGCGCCCGTGAGGGCGATGACAGCCTCGTCTCCTCGCTCTTCGCGGGGGTGCGCCTGGTGGGCACCGTGGGCGAGGCCCTTGCGGCACATGCCCGTGAGCCTCAGGCCACCTACGCCACCCGCGATGGCGTGGTGGTGTGGCCGGACGGCCGTACGAGCGTGGGCTTCGCAAGCGGCGTTGAGCAGGGCATGCTCGAGCGGAAGCGTCGCATCCGCCGCATGACCAAGGGCATGGCCGCGCTTGAGGCGGCGCTCAGGGCGGCCAGCGAGGAGCTTGCTCGCAGCGAGCGCGAGCTCTCCGAGGCGCGCGACGCACACGCTGGGGCGCAGGGGGAGGTGGCACGCCTCACGGGCGAGGTCTCCTCGGCGACGTCCGAGGTCACGCGCCTGAGGGCCCAGATAGACCAGGCGGCGTTCGAGCGTGCCCAGGTGGAGGGCAGCCGCGTTGCCGCAGGGGAGCGGATGGCGCAGGCCCGCCATGACATTGCGGGGCACAAGGCTGCGGCCGACGAGGCGGCGCACAGGGCGGAGGCGTTGTCGGACGAGCTGGAGCGTGTCTCCCGCGAGCGCTCTGAGGCGTCACGGGAGGAGGGCTCCCTCGAGTCCAAGCTCTCGGACGCCAAGCTCAAGCTAGCCACCGTGTCGGAGCGCAGGAGTCACCTCGTCCGGCGCGAGGAGGAGCTCGCACGCCAGCTCGAGCAGGCCGACCGTCGCATCGACGAGGCCGTGAGCTCCGCCGGTGCCCTGGACGTGCTGCGCCTGCGCATCGATCCGCTGCATAGGCGCTACGAGGGCGTGCGCGAGCGGGCACTGGCATGGGCGGCGCGCCTCAAGGACCGTGCGTCGCTCGCCGAGGCGGACTCCGATTCCCTCAAGAGGACCATCGGCGACGCCCGTGCGGCGGTCGATGCCGCCTCCCAGGAGCTGGAGCGTGCGCGTGGCCAGGCGAGCGAGGTCAAGGTGGCCAAGGGACGCCTTGAGGTGCAGGTTGAGAACGCCATCACCAAGATCACCGACACGGGTGCCATCCTCGAGGAGGCCCTTGGGCTCCCCGCCCCCGATGACCGTGACGCCATGGTGCGCGACGTGGAGCGCCTGGAGGCGGAGCTCGCCGACATCGGCCCCGTCAACGAGGTGGCCATGAGCGAGTACGACCGGCTCAGGCGACGCGCCGACTTCATCGGCGGGCAAGTGGAGGACCTCGAGCGTGCCCGCGCCTCCCTCAAAAGGATCATCACGGCCATCGAGCGCAAGATGCGCAGGCGGTTCGTGGTGGTGTTCGACAAGGTCAACGCCAACTTCTCGGAGATATTCTCGCTCCTGTTCCCCGGTGGTACCGCCCGTCTCGAGCTCCTTGACCCCGACCACCTCGACGAGACGGGCATCGAGATCCAGGCGCAGCCACGCGGCAAGCGGATCCAGAAGATGACGCTCATGAGCGGTGGCGAGAAGTCGCTGACGGCGCTTGCCCTGCTCTTTGCCGTGTATCGGACACGTACGGTGCCGTTCTACGTGTTCGATGAGGTGGAGGCGGCGCTCGACGACTCCAACCTCTCCAAGCTCCTCGATGCCATCGAGGAGCTCAAGAAGACGACGCAGCTCGTCGTGATCTCCCACCAGAGGCGCACGATGGAGCAGGCCGATGTCCTGTATGGTGTGTCCATGCAGGCGGATGGCGTAAGCCACGTGGTGAGCCAGCGGCTCGATCACGCGACGGGAAGGGTGGTTGATGCCTGA
- the ftsY gene encoding signal recognition particle-docking protein FtsY, which yields MGLGDRLRAGLSRSREALSEIFYMGGEVDEDFWEDLEDRLVMGDMGAEVAFQVGNDLREQAARESLRTAPQLKRALAQRLAQVFPACERDPFEDTPSCVLFVGINGAGKTTTVGKLAHVARGEGKRCLIGGADTFRAAAIEQLEVWGERSGVPVVTRERGADPASVCYDACERAEREGADLVLVDTAGRLHTSPELMRELAKVVGVTRRRSTMPVSVVLVIDANTGQNGLAQAKEFNGALDVDGLIVTKLDGTAKGGIVVAIAHNMGLPIYRIGVGEGLEDLQSFDARAFCGALVGVDEGK from the coding sequence ATGGGTCTTGGTGACAGGCTGCGGGCGGGTCTCTCCCGCTCGCGCGAGGCGCTCTCGGAGATCTTCTATATGGGTGGCGAGGTCGACGAGGACTTCTGGGAGGACCTCGAGGATCGTCTGGTGATGGGTGACATGGGCGCGGAGGTTGCCTTCCAGGTGGGCAACGACCTGCGCGAGCAGGCCGCCCGCGAGAGCCTGCGCACGGCACCACAGCTCAAGCGCGCCCTGGCGCAGCGCCTGGCACAGGTCTTTCCCGCCTGCGAGCGGGACCCCTTCGAGGACACGCCCTCCTGCGTGCTCTTCGTGGGCATCAATGGTGCCGGCAAGACGACGACGGTGGGCAAGCTTGCCCATGTCGCGCGTGGCGAGGGCAAGCGCTGCCTCATCGGGGGTGCGGACACCTTCCGCGCTGCGGCGATCGAGCAGCTCGAGGTATGGGGGGAGCGCTCCGGCGTGCCCGTCGTCACCCGTGAGCGCGGGGCCGACCCCGCGAGCGTGTGCTATGACGCCTGCGAGCGCGCGGAGCGCGAGGGTGCGGACCTCGTGCTCGTGGATACAGCGGGGCGCCTGCATACGAGTCCCGAGCTCATGCGCGAGCTTGCCAAGGTGGTCGGCGTCACGCGCAGGCGCTCCACCATGCCGGTCTCGGTGGTGCTGGTCATCGATGCCAATACGGGGCAGAATGGCCTTGCTCAGGCCAAGGAGTTCAACGGGGCCCTCGATGTGGATGGCCTCATCGTGACCAAGCTCGACGGTACCGCCAAGGGGGGCATCGTGGTCGCCATCGCACACAACATGGGCCTGCCCATCTACCGCATTGGCGTGGGTGAGGGCCTGGAGGACCTCCAGTCCTTCGATGCGCGCGCCTTCTGCGGTGCGCTCGTGGGCGTGGACGAAGGGAAGTAG
- the ffh gene encoding signal recognition particle protein encodes MFDSLSDRLQATFDSLRGKGRLTEDDINHAMREIRLALLEADVNYRVVKAFVATCKERCMTAEVLDSLSPAQNVVAIVLDQLTELLGTSDSGLVLAQNRIPNVIMLVGLQGSGKTTAAAKLAYLLKKQGRSPLLAACDTHRPAAADQLATLGGEIGVAVYRGDGTDSVKVAQGAIQEAVDHLNDIVIVDTAGRLQVDEEMMREAVDIKQAVKPDQILMVVDAMGGQDVVNVVTEFARRVDFDGVVMSKLDGDARGGGALSVRKVTGKPIKFVSMGEKPDSLEPFHPDRMAKRILGMGDVYGIIEQAQKMAADERQAADAERMLREGFDMNDYLSQLQQVRKMGGVKKMVGMLPGGDRIMRQAGGTMDESQLGRIEAIIRSMTAEERLRPKLINGQRRRRIAAGSGRTVQEVNLLLKQWGEMNKMMGKMRQMMGSPSKQSMRQMRTMMRNLGMGGGMSGGRMPF; translated from the coding sequence ATGTTCGACAGTCTCTCAGACCGCCTCCAAGCGACGTTCGACTCCCTCAGGGGCAAGGGGCGCCTCACGGAGGACGACATCAACCATGCCATGCGTGAGATCCGCCTGGCCCTGCTTGAGGCGGACGTCAACTACCGTGTGGTCAAGGCGTTCGTGGCCACCTGCAAGGAGCGGTGCATGACCGCCGAGGTCCTGGACTCCCTCTCTCCGGCACAGAACGTGGTCGCCATCGTGCTCGACCAGCTGACGGAGCTCCTCGGCACGAGCGATTCCGGCCTCGTCCTCGCACAGAACCGCATCCCCAACGTCATCATGCTCGTGGGCCTGCAGGGCTCGGGCAAGACGACGGCGGCGGCCAAGCTTGCCTACCTGCTCAAGAAGCAGGGAAGGAGCCCGCTTCTGGCCGCCTGCGACACGCATCGTCCCGCCGCCGCCGACCAGCTCGCCACGCTTGGCGGCGAGATCGGCGTTGCCGTCTATCGTGGCGACGGCACGGATTCCGTCAAGGTTGCGCAGGGCGCCATACAGGAGGCCGTCGATCACCTCAACGACATCGTGATCGTGGACACGGCCGGCCGCCTTCAGGTGGATGAGGAGATGATGCGGGAGGCCGTCGACATCAAGCAGGCGGTCAAGCCCGATCAGATCCTCATGGTCGTGGATGCGATGGGCGGCCAGGACGTGGTCAACGTGGTCACGGAGTTCGCCAGGCGGGTGGACTTCGACGGCGTCGTCATGTCCAAGCTCGACGGCGACGCGCGGGGTGGCGGCGCGCTTTCCGTACGCAAGGTCACCGGCAAGCCCATCAAGTTCGTCTCGATGGGCGAGAAGCCCGACTCGCTGGAGCCCTTCCATCCCGACCGTATGGCCAAGCGCATCCTGGGTATGGGTGATGTCTATGGCATCATCGAGCAGGCCCAGAAGATGGCGGCCGACGAGAGGCAGGCCGCCGACGCCGAGCGCATGCTGCGCGAGGGATTCGACATGAACGACTACCTCTCCCAGCTCCAGCAGGTGCGCAAGATGGGTGGCGTCAAGAAGATGGTCGGCATGCTGCCTGGTGGCGATCGCATCATGCGCCAGGCCGGCGGCACCATGGACGAGTCCCAGCTCGGCCGCATCGAGGCCATCATCCGCTCCATGACGGCGGAGGAGCGCCTCAGGCCCAAGCTGATCAATGGCCAGCGCCGTCGCCGCATCGCGGCGGGCTCCGGTCGCACCGTGCAGGAGGTCAACCTGCTCCTCAAGCAGTGGGGCGAGATGAACAAGATGATGGGCAAGATGCGACAGATGATGGGCTCGCCCTCCAAGCAGTCCATGCGTCAGATGCGCACCATGATGCGCAACCTCGGCATGGGCGGGGGCATGTCAGGCGGAAGGATGCCCTTCTAG
- a CDS encoding L,D-transpeptidase family protein, translated as MADTPQHDDLQQPFDVIGRTETVRHGAAHFRTPTESAETPPIDPEGKGEKRHRTAKGWAIALGIIAALYLVGVAVWSNIYLPGTTINGRDVSLRTPAAVSQEYNTSSAGYTLTVSGDGVAMSIKRADINLVYSYDDSLEAALAQRSAWAWPVSIFQPEDLEADYAPTFDADMLKSAIASAVAGVNANATQPKSATLAYDSGSQTYQIQVEQYGTAVDPDAVFAEISSALSGYAETLELGQESLVKPAIVSGDEVLTNAQQTANGMLAATQTLTTNGSTVDTVGPDLISQWIDFANDMTPSLNDTKVANWAQNDFSKKEDSVGASRTYTTPYGKQVSVSGGTYGWNVNGNELASSISANIKAGTAASIDIPWKQTASTVNPGGADWGKRYIDVDLAEQHARMYDESGSLVWETDIVSGNSTRGHGTPEGVYFINNKAMNQTLIGLDENHDGDPDYKTPVTYWLPFVDNLVAFHDAWWRGRFGGSIYQSNGSHGCINLPSEKAKALYGLAQVGDVVVVHK; from the coding sequence TTGGCTGACACACCACAACACGACGACCTGCAGCAGCCATTCGATGTCATCGGACGGACCGAGACTGTCAGGCATGGTGCTGCACATTTCCGTACCCCCACCGAGTCCGCAGAGACGCCTCCCATCGATCCGGAGGGCAAGGGGGAGAAGCGCCATCGCACCGCCAAGGGGTGGGCCATCGCGCTCGGCATCATCGCCGCCCTCTATCTTGTGGGTGTTGCGGTATGGTCGAACATCTATCTGCCTGGAACCACCATAAACGGCCGCGACGTGTCCCTCAGGACGCCTGCCGCCGTCTCGCAGGAGTACAACACCAGCAGCGCAGGCTATACCCTCACCGTCTCGGGGGATGGCGTTGCCATGAGCATCAAGAGGGCGGACATCAACCTCGTCTATAGCTATGACGATTCGCTCGAGGCGGCACTCGCCCAACGCTCCGCCTGGGCGTGGCCCGTGAGCATCTTTCAGCCCGAGGACCTCGAGGCAGACTACGCGCCCACCTTTGATGCGGACATGCTCAAGAGCGCCATCGCCTCGGCGGTGGCGGGCGTCAACGCCAATGCCACCCAGCCCAAGAGTGCAACGCTCGCCTATGATTCCGGCTCGCAGACCTACCAGATCCAGGTGGAGCAGTATGGGACCGCCGTTGACCCCGATGCCGTCTTCGCTGAGATCTCCTCTGCCCTGTCCGGCTATGCCGAGACGCTCGAGCTGGGTCAGGAGTCCCTTGTCAAGCCCGCCATCGTCTCGGGTGACGAGGTCCTCACGAATGCCCAGCAGACGGCGAACGGCATGCTCGCAGCCACCCAGACCCTCACCACCAACGGATCGACGGTCGATACCGTTGGCCCCGACCTCATCTCCCAGTGGATCGACTTTGCCAACGACATGACCCCCTCCCTCAATGACACCAAGGTTGCCAACTGGGCACAGAACGACTTCTCCAAGAAGGAGGACAGCGTGGGCGCAAGTCGTACGTACACCACCCCCTATGGCAAGCAGGTCTCGGTCAGCGGTGGCACCTATGGCTGGAACGTCAACGGCAACGAACTGGCCTCGAGCATCTCCGCCAACATCAAGGCGGGCACGGCGGCATCGATAGACATCCCCTGGAAACAGACGGCGTCCACGGTCAACCCCGGCGGCGCCGACTGGGGCAAGCGCTATATCGACGTCGACCTCGCCGAGCAGCACGCCCGCATGTACGACGAGTCGGGCAGCCTCGTGTGGGAGACGGACATCGTCTCGGGCAACTCCACCAGGGGCCATGGGACCCCCGAGGGCGTCTACTTCATCAACAACAAGGCCATGAACCAGACGCTCATCGGCCTGGATGAGAATCACGATGGCGACCCGGATTACAAGACCCCCGTCACCTATTGGCTGCCCTTCGTGGACAACCTGGTGGCCTTCCACGACGCGTGGTGGCGCGGCAGGTTCGGCGGCTCCATCTATCAGTCCAACGGAAGCCACGGCTGCATCAACCTTCCCTCCGAGAAGGCCAAAGCCCTCTACGGCCTCGCGCAGGTGGGTGATGTCGTGGTGGTGCACAAGTAG
- a CDS encoding TrmH family RNA methyltransferase produces MAISRIERASDERVAHYDAFSDRKLRCLGDPPAATMILESLNVIEAAVGQGVVLRSVLVDERHLETLLERIPVLATDETPVYVANRATLSAISGFRVSRGYFAEAQRSRPHDFWQLAPGARRLVVLEALTDVTNVGALFRSASALGADGVVLAPMCADPLNRRSIRVSMGTVFQVPWCVAPTPWPAVALNALGQWGYLRAGMALVDGALRLDDPTLKRHERLALLFGGEGWGLSAKALAACDCPVAIPMAHGVDSLNVAASSAVALWELFARGDVR; encoded by the coding sequence ATGGCAATTTCACGTATCGAACGTGCAAGCGACGAGCGCGTTGCCCATTACGATGCCTTCAGCGATCGCAAGCTGCGCTGCTTGGGCGATCCCCCTGCCGCGACCATGATCCTTGAGAGCCTCAATGTCATAGAGGCCGCGGTGGGACAGGGCGTCGTCCTGCGCTCCGTGTTGGTGGACGAGCGCCACCTCGAGACGCTGCTCGAGCGTATCCCCGTGCTTGCCACGGACGAGACGCCCGTCTATGTGGCCAACCGTGCGACGCTGAGCGCCATCTCGGGCTTCCGTGTGTCCCGCGGGTACTTTGCCGAGGCCCAGCGCTCCCGTCCGCATGACTTCTGGCAGCTTGCCCCTGGCGCGCGCCGTCTCGTGGTGCTTGAGGCGCTCACGGACGTCACCAACGTTGGGGCCCTGTTCCGCTCCGCGTCCGCCCTGGGTGCCGATGGCGTGGTGCTGGCACCGATGTGCGCGGACCCCCTCAATCGCAGGTCCATCCGCGTTTCCATGGGAACGGTCTTTCAGGTTCCATGGTGTGTTGCGCCGACGCCATGGCCCGCGGTCGCACTGAACGCCCTCGGGCAGTGGGGTTACCTGCGTGCTGGCATGGCCCTCGTGGACGGGGCGCTCAGGCTCGATGACCCCACGCTCAAGAGGCATGAGCGGCTTGCGCTGCTTTTCGGTGGCGAGGGGTGGGGCCTCTCGGCGAAGGCTCTGGCCGCCTGCGACTGCCCTGTGGCGATACCCATGGCGCATGGCGTGGACTCCCTCAACGTCGCTGCCTCGTCCGCCGTGGCACTGTGGGAGCTCTTCGCGCGCGGGGATGTCCGGTGA